A segment of the Salvelinus namaycush isolate Seneca chromosome 42, SaNama_1.0, whole genome shotgun sequence genome:
tactttttatttgcCGGCCACTATTTCTTTAAAAGTCTGTATCAGTTGGAAGCTTCTGTGTTTATAGTCTCAACTCTGAACATGTTTCAACTCAGAAAAATCATTCACCTGTGATATCATGTCTAAACTTGTCATGGCCGGGGCTATGCTTTATGGGATAGGTGGATAAAGGTATGGGGGAAGGTTAATGAGGTATAACGACATATCCATAGATAGTACAGTATACAACTTTCAGAGCTCAATTCTCACCCTGTTAGCGGTTTGAATTCGAATCCAAACAGAAGCTTACCTGGTCCTTCAGAAGACCAGTGTAACAGAGAACAACTACCAGCTGCTCCTTACTGAATGTAACTAAGCAAAACATTTTCCTTTCCCCCATTTAGTAAGTTTGCTGTGCTCTTGTCTTCTCTTTGGTATGCCCCAATTGCTTGAATACCTTAACTGGGAGGAATTTGCTtcagcagagagcagaggagcTGCCAGGCTTGTGGCTACAGGCACACAGTTAATTGCATCACATCCGCAAGAGTGATCCAGCTGGGTGTGTGTAGCTATGTGGCTGTGTACTctaggtttctctctctccctctcttttttttctctctctctctcttacctccctccctccctatctctctctctctcccccctcgccctctctctcattctctccctcctcctcctctcggtGAGTCTCTAGGTGAGTCAAAAGCAGCCCCGAATCAGGAAGTAGGATGCCGTGACAGACATTAGTAGGCAGAAGGAAATGggcaccaccaccacacaatgtCACTATGTCTGCTGCTGCCCCTGTCCATGGTAACACAAggacgagagggaggagagggcacAGGGAAATGACCCCAGCGTCGATCATGTTGCTGCTGGCTCTGACAGCCTGCCTGGCAGGGACTGGTAGGTGTGGACTGTGGATTGGAAAGATGATTTACCCTTACTGCTCATTGGAAACAGAGCTTTCATGGCTTTCTCTACTCTCCTACATTCACTCACTTTCATTACCTGTCTGTTTTCTCTTGgtgtctctctgttctgctctttTTTTCAGTTTGCCTGAGAATGTAATAGTCTGCTGAAATGTGGTTTATATTGGCGGGTGGTGGCTGCTGAAATATGTGTGGACACGTTTCATGAAGAGATAGTGAAAGTTCTAGGCCTTTTGACTACATGGTATTCTATCCAGTAGGTCTTACACACCGTACCTGAGTAATCGCTGCTGTATGGCTACATGTGTCTTTGAGTTGCTTCACAATGCTTTCTGAAGTTGAATATTTGAATAGCTCTCCGAGAGCTTGTTCACTTCTATTCAAACGGATGTTATTGTCTTTGTACATCTCTGTTACATTTCAGTTGTGAAAGAGGCTGAGTTCACATCCCTTCTTGCAACGGGTAGTTAGTTACGAATGATACGAATCAGCTATAAACACAGTGAAACGTTGATGTTCCTGTTTTATTTCAAAAGACCCATCTTCACCGAAAGAACGAGAACATTGTGTTTTGTTAGTAGGAAAACCATTTGCAGAAACATTTTCGCAATGGCATTACCGAGGCCTAACGGTACAGTTTGTTCCCTCTGCAGTGTATGTTATCTCCATCTGTGTGATACTTCTTTTTAGTTTAAAGAGTCATAGAGTCTACTGCCAGTATATGTGCCTTGCCTTTTTCACTGTAACCACTGGCTGGTAACCAAGGGATATGTTCATTTGAAAGGGTTTTTAATGCCATGCCCATGCCTCCTCAACACATAGATTTTGAATTACACTGTACATGCCCAAACATTTACAGTAAGAAGTGTCTGTGATGGTTCTTGGAATGTCCGGGGTTAACCTACACAaagaaaggtgctatctagaacctaaaagggttatcaggctgtccccataggagaaccctttgaagaaccatttttggttccaggtagaacgctTTTGGTTCCagctacagagggttctacatggacccCAAAGGGGCActacctgtaaccaaaaagggttctacctgaaaccaaaaagggttctcctatggggacagctgaagaaccccttTGGAACCCATTTTTGGAAGAGTGTATGATACATAGGCCCATTTTGTTAAACATGATTAAGGTCACAGCTCTCAACCCAAGTACACTACTGATAGGCCCAAACTGATTCACATCCAAAGATCTGCTGACTGTTTAAACTCCTTTTTCTGGGAAACAGTATCACACTGTCTGACTCAGTGTAGTTTGCACATAGTGGAGTCTTTCGTGGGTTTTTTATGAATCCCAAATATTCTAAATTGCATAAAACTAGGGTGGTGTTTTTTTTCCCTTGGCTCTCGTTATACAGTAGGCTTAAGGTCAGGTCGTGTtataaggaaaaactcctggccctatgtTGCTTAACCATTGACTCTTTCATTCATTGTAGTGTTCTGCCAGGGTGATGAGGACACAAATACTGTTGAAGAAACACAAACAGAAAATGATGCTGGGTTCTCAGGTGAGCTTTAGCTGTTATCTGCTGTGCATACTCCTCCAACACAACCTGGTGGCAATAGCTCATAACTGTCCCTTTCCAACGGGTTTGGCATTAGATGTGCTTGTGTTGATACTTTTCTCAATGTCCCCAGTGATCCCAACTGTAAGTGACGCTACCCCTACACCAGACTCATACCTATcatctgagagtccttcaggtgagATTACACCTGTTTCCATAACACAATTCCGTTACCTGATTTCCATCAGAGCCTTGCATGACAACAAAAAAAGGCCCTCTGGTTTTTCATTTCATTTTATGTCATTTCAGAGGGATATGAGACTGAAGCTGAATCTGGTTCTGGATTCAGTCCAGGTGTCAATTCAGAAGGTATATTACATCCGTAcctcagcactttgtgacaacagctGATGTAAAAGGGGCGTTATAAAATAAACtggattgatttgattgattgaacacAAACAACAAAACGGATGTAGTGTTTAAGGAAACCGTGTGTTAGAAACGATTGTTGAGATGGTGAAAATAATTGCAGAAACATTGCAGACAAGCAGGTGTTACATCTGTAGCAACACGATCAGTTTCCCACCGTGATGCTTCCTCTTCCAGGGGAGGATCAGCTCAAATCCTCTGAAGCACCACTGGAGGACAGTCTGAGTCTCACCTTCATCCTGGTTCCTGTTGTGCTGGTGGTCGTGATAATCGCCATGGTAGTGGGCGTAGTCATAATCAACCGCAGATGGAATCGGAAAGAAAAGAGCAATTCTGGTAAGTCACGAGAACTGTGCTATAGCTGGAAATATGTCCACGTGATGAGAAGCAACAGGCGACATGGCCCCATTCTCACACACCATGACAGATCTGCTTATGACTAGATGTATTGTACTATTCAGTCGTCCTGTTCATTGCATGGGTACTTTACAACACTATGACTTGTGAAAAACAGCTCTGAGTTGGGGTATGTTTAGCTTTGTGCATACCTATTTAGAATAGTGTGTAGGCCTACAGTTGTATACTCAACCACAATACAGTATACAATGTATGAGTGGATATTGTTAATGTACTTTGACATTACTTTATGAGATGGTGCACGATGTTGGCTATAAGGATGGTTTCCTATTCCAGATCATGTAGAAGAGGATAAATATTTGCATGGTAGCGATGACACAGAAAACGTTCCAATGTAAGTATTGAACACTGCACTATGAGTTATATAGTGCATTCGggaggtattcagaccccttgactttttccacattttgttacattacagctttattctaaaatatatctttttaaatgtatttccctcatcaatctacaatcaataccacataatgacaaggtgaaaacaggtttttagacatttttgcaaaaaacagaaataccttatttacatacataaGTAtatagaccctttgctatgagactcgaaatcgagctcaggtgcatcctgtttccatggatcatccttgagatgtttctacgacttgattggagtccacctgtggtaaattcaattgattggacatgatttggaaaggcattgaaggtccacaagaacacagcagaaataaatcatgtcaactgTGCTAATGTGTAGTGAGTTTCACCTACTGCCTAGTACACAACTGCCTAGTGCCTAGTACACAAGGGTCCAAAActgttaacctaaaaaaaacactaaatagattcttaaatggaagaggtttggatccaccaagactcttcctagagctggccgcccggccaaactgagcgatcAGGGAAGAAGGGCCaatgtcagggaggtgaccaagaacccgatggtcactctgacagagctccatagttcctctgtggagttgggagaaccttccagaagaacatccatctctgcagcactccaccaaccaggcctttatggtagagtggccagacggaagtcactcctcagtaaaaggcacatgatagcccatttggagtttgccaaacagTACCTATAGGACTTTCAGACCATAATAAAaaggattctctggtctgataaaaccaagattgaactctttggcctgaatgccaagtgtcacgtctggaggaaacctggcaccatcactacggtgaagtatggtggtggcagcatcatgctgtggggatgtttttcaacggcagggactggaagactagtcaggattgagggaaagatgaacggagaaaagtacagagagatccttggcgaaaacctgctccagagtactcaggacctcagactggggcgaaggttcaccttccaacaggacaatgaccctaagcacacagccaagacaacgcaggagtggcttcgggacaagtctgaatgtccttgagtggcccagccagagcccggacttgaacccgatcgaatatctctggagagaactaaaaatccccaaatacaggtgtgccaagcttgtagcgtcatatctaagaagactcaaggttgtaatcactgccaaaggtgtttcaacaaagtactgagtaaagggtctgaatacttaagtaaatgtgatattttttaagatgtttaaaaaaacgtttttgctttgtcattatggggtattgtgtgtagattgatgaagggacaaaacaatttaatacattttagaataaggctgtaacataacaaaatgtggaaaaagtcaaggggtctgaatactttccgaatgcactgtatctaggCTACTGCTGTCTTGACTGTGCTCTCTATACATTTCAAGTTGCAGTCACTCAAATTCGTAATAGGCGGTAAATCTGTTTCCTTAGTATgattttgacctcaccctttctcACCTCTGTTTGTTATTTCCTGTTTAGAAAGAAAGACGTTGAGGAGTTTGAaacaggcgtgtgtgtgtgtgtgtgtgtgtgtgtgtgtgtgtgtgtgtgtgtgtgtgtgtgtgtgtgtgtgtgtgtgtgtgtgtgcgtgcgtgcgtgcgtgcgtgcgtgcgtgcgtgcgtgcgtgtgctctTTTCCTCAACAAGTtgtttcacacaaacacacacacaccagtctctCATATCTGACATAAAGTATATAGTCAAGAAGTATCATGTGTGAATCTAAGTGTTTACACATTAGCCTGAGAACTTATGAAAGAGCATTTCAGCAGAAATATGGCAAACCTCAAGTTCCTCCTGCTATGATATGACACCTTGTCCCTGGTAACCAGCCTCCGTGTGAGAATGTACGGTATGACTAAGGTATCTTTAGTGTAAGAGAAAGACTAGCATAAAGGAAATAACCATCAAAAGCGATATCCTGTCAAAACTTTACACTGCAtatgaatgctctctctctctaagccaATCATGTGTCCATGATGACTTCAGCGCATTGACAGAAAACTATAATCAATGACGAGAGCGCCCTCCTGTGAGAATCAGCAATACTACCACTCAAATGGCCTTGAGTAGAAAATCATGTCAAACTCTATTGGAGGGAAGGACAGTGCCTATTCAAATACCAACAGTTTTGGGTGGAAATCAGTGGAAAACAGCATATTCCTAAGGAGTTTAATTTGAGACCAGTACACCGTGTGAGAAACCCCTCAACTGTTTTGGATTGTCTTTATACCTCAACAGTGGATGtttgtatttttttcccctctaCACTCCCTTCATTTTAGTCCCTTTATTTTGTCATTTTCGAATGTCAAAACACTAATATGATGGGCTGGCTATGTTGGCTGTTTTCCAGGCCCATGTTTGAGGATGATGTCCCCTCTGTGTTGGAGCTGGAGATGGAAGACCTGGAACAGTGGATGAATAAAGATGGTGAGTCATCTAAAAACCCCAAGAGAAAATGTATAGCAGCCCACTAATAATTATCTTTGAAAATAAT
Coding sequences within it:
- the LOC120035181 gene encoding uncharacterized protein LOC120035181 isoform X3 gives rise to the protein MSAAAPVHGNTRTRGRRGHREMTPASIMLLLALTACLAGTVFCQGDEDTNTVEETQTENDAGFSVIPTVSDATPTPDSYLSSESPSEGYETEAESGSGFSPGVNSEGEDQLKSSEAPLEDSLSLTFILVPVVLVVVIIAMVVGVVIINRRWNRKEKSNSGPCLRMMSPLCWSWRWKTWNSG
- the LOC120035181 gene encoding transmembrane protein 154-like isoform X1, which translates into the protein MSAAAPVHGNTRTRGRRGHREMTPASIMLLLALTACLAGTVFCQGDEDTNTVEETQTENDAGFSVIPTVSDATPTPDSYLSSESPSEGYETEAESGSGFSPGVNSEGEDQLKSSEAPLEDSLSLTFILVPVVLVVVIIAMVVGVVIINRRWNRKEKSNSDHVEEDKYLHGSDDTENVPMPMFEDDVPSVLELEMEDLEQWMNKDGGVRMDSGQGI
- the LOC120035181 gene encoding transmembrane protein 154-like isoform X2; translated protein: MSAAAPVHGNTRTRGRRGHREMTPASIMLLLALTACLAGTVFCQGDEDTNTVEETQTENDAGFSVIPTVSDATPTPDSYLSSESPSEGYETEAESGSGFSPGVNSEGEDQLKSSEAPLEDSLSLTFILVPVVLVVVIIAMVVGVVIINRRWNRKEKSNSDHVEEDKYLHGSDDTENVPMPMFEDDVPSVLELEMEDLEQWMNKDG